One genomic window of Caenorhabditis elegans chromosome I includes the following:
- the npp-6 gene encoding NUP160 middle TPR domain-containing protein (Confirmed by transcript evidence) — MELVYGSEISFTDGFAIKPARTFVVNTNAPLHSNGFDVQPSAGVATFPHCSNYGDRIFLWRAIGQKLFIEERSLLYSITDGSLCIDFTRTPIIPGTSITIFEEGVLCIVVPTASAIHRFYARLHSKGHDTFSILARIKEDDDFRRFRTSHSLSTPGRPIRASVTHHPSRNTISYCTAEGQLVIVTLGSYTESSDKHEEFTMGEVGLLGKLLGGTDKRVSDACVMKNLRPTSGVTRERKISVQSDIVFAVTRDGWVQAWNVETKKQLPSTIDLNNYFASDGKSLNRDLESADFEEEKSPMEPTETVYSIRAYSFDVDILLIVGCDLAVSGKSVGMRVHILKVSNDQIQHLQMFETSMSVDERLVDLELIQNYFPSKESESLDETQDGELYNPLTAALFSLSALFKSSSAKKTYSMKRISFAIQWKKGRVFTDFDWHSVRQFTSPATTKEEPIGNTDEVEPAIERPYNLSADSSIETLIDVVFDTDIYPFDIVFRAVQIVSDNFRGTLGQVRNNNWPELSKLVDTYLTSVEFNRKFQQKTDRSIRLRLNAPQESQKTALKDFWWALLRACEELDFAARGAISLAPIQFCGDLRIMAVVHRDRMTFLGDNNTEFLEIISSENIPKQGNVEEKFRKLPNKHFIDLIEEASKFADRRVFLMNRERARLTNAKNGVAVVEDDNVENAYDYDSDGRFINIKTALEGPIVKLAAAFVEASTFDNSKPFEDPHPQIFGGSFTQSVVSANIRVSVESRVHFALTLQTLLNAITEKLQKKSRAGAPSFGDVEALSCELREIIRVYRELNEQLDIKIVQNGAKMSIGTWLTSDAEGLSMMKKEGGYGPHGYDEIRENDFNWFVGVTTEAAIRALLSSSEILVLPRRLVLQKQYKVLLTILNSYISETRALKPVITFYRGIAYSGTDHPVKALNSFQSCLDAFSEGNNALRKAVYFLLPKRFDVAQGKDPVEELTASEYFLTVVRFLQEHNHAEEVCSVAVKAIENLPIENESVQLISNTLFNHLTNRREWFQSLKLILRTTLRSETRRASIRELLSLMLACGEWEAIATMKFGEHEQVVEDFLRDAACRQSPSEKKHYFELLFAFYVARKDFRKGACAMYEYARHIESTTCMTPELLRRKRDCLAVVLNLQSVLGMEPDDDRAIYDDATDTNLVFPEPSDDEDELITESDSSGENGKLPSGNKDSGSGTGNNSSPDNSNGTSSSGTGVDLVALKARQMAYALGSDDMDTDDTEDDMKGGSIPLFKRRKLLVLSEKDIRDELVLCSARVGLLSSDQFKGVPPTDLNELFSLLVDNQHFDEAFDIARQFNLDSHRLFFTMTREAIMIDALRDDLNIEMAATHQAGWVRLNRRHCAAVATAEEHWSVVRGLVDAAQAEWPGDSRPLRGSTEAFLSFKLNVPVWLHSVFENNDANDYLRCLVDYESYSIALQVLSDIVEQETLQASQSNARTWLPYGIIDELMIRSADYIRKMSLKSPEDQVVAAEVANLRKSADQKMLIYFRKVADFEQAQKMSSRFFDK, encoded by the exons ATGGAGCTGGTTTACGGGTCGGAAATCAGCTTCACGGATGGATTTGCTATAAAGCCGGCTAGAACTTTTGTGGTAAACACCA aTGCGCCGCTTCATTCGAATGGATTTGATGTGCAACCGTCCGCAGGAGTTGCAACATTTCCGCACTGCTCAAATTACGGCGATCGGATTTTCCTGTGGCGTGCGATTGGCCAGAAACTGTTCATTGAGGAGCGTTCTTTGCTCTACTCAATCACGGATGGATCGTTGTGCATTGACTTCACACGCACACCTATTATTCCTGGAACATCGATAACAATTTTCGAGGAAGGGGTTTTATGTATTGTCGTTCCCACAGCTTCTGCAATTCATCGTTTCTACGCGAGACTCCACTCCAAAGGCCATGAT acgttCTCAATTCTTGCAAGAATTAAAGAAGATGACGATTTCCGCCGATTCAGAACATCTCACTCCCTTTCAACACCAGGGCGCCCGATTCGTGCAAGTGTTACACATCATCCTtcaagaaatacg attTCTTACTGTACCGCTGAAGGGCAGTTGGTCATTGTCACATTGGGATCATACACGGAATCCAGTGATAAACACGAAGAATTCACAATGGGAGAAGTTGGTCTTCTGGGAAAACTTCTAGGTGGCACTGATAAACGAGTCAGTGATGCATGTGTTATGAAGAATCTTCGCCCGACTTCTGGAGTCACGAGAGagcgaaaaatttcagtccaaTCCGATATTGTGTTCGCTGTTACCAGAGACGGATGGGTGCAAGCATGGAATGTTGAGACGAAAAAACAATTGCCAAGCACTATTGACTTGAATAACTACTTTGCTTCAGACGGAAAATCTTTGAATCGAGATCTAGAATCTGCAGACTTCGAGGAAGAAAAGTCTCCAATGGAACCAACTGAAACTGTATATTCTATCAGAGCTTATTCATTCGATGTGGATATTCTTCTGATTGTTGGATGTGATTTGGCAGTTTCGGGAAAAAGCGTCGGGATGAGAGTTCATattctcaaagtttcaaatgaTCAAATTCAACATCTACAAATGTTCGAAACATCGATGTCCGTTGATGAACGACTTGTTGATCTCGAGCTTATTCAAAACTATTTCCCATCAAAGGAATCGGAAAGTCTTGATGAGACACAAGATGG ggAATTGTATAATCCTCTCACAGCTGCACTATTTTCACTTTCTGctcttttcaaaagttcatctGCAAAGAAAACCTATTCGATGAAACGGATCTCATTTGCTATCCAATGGAAAAAGGGACGAGTTTTCACAGATTTCGATTGGCATTCCGTTCGTCAGTTCACTTCGCCTGCCACTACCAAAGAAGAACCGATCGGCAATACGGATGAAGTGGAACCTGCAATTGAGCGCCCATATAACCTCTCGGCAGATTCAAGCATAGAAACACTGATTGATGTGGTTTTTGATACAGATATCTATCCATTTGATATTGTTTTCCGTGCTGTCCAG ATTGTTTCCGACAATTTCCGCGGTACACTTGGTCAGGTACGGAACAATAATTGGCCTGAACTATCGAAACTTGTGGACACATACCTCACATCAGTTGAATTCAACCGGAAATTTCAGCAGAAGACTGATAGAAGTATTCGTTTGAGATTAAATGCTCCACAAGAATCGCAGAAAACTGCGCTGAAAGa TTTCTGGTGGGCTCTTCTCCGTGCATGTGAAGAACTGGATTTCGCCGCTCGCGGTGCTATTTCACTCGCTCCAATTCAATTTTGCGGAGATTTGAGAATAATGGCAGTTGTTCATCGCGATCGAATGACTTTCCTCGGCGATAATAATACCGAGTTCCTTGAAATTATTAGCTCAGAGAACATCCCGAAACAAGGAAATGTCGAAGAAAAGTTCAGAAAGTTGCCGAACAAACATTTCATTGATTTGATTGAAGAAGCATCAAAGTTTGCTGATAGACGTGTATTCTTGATG aatcgtGAGAGAGCTAGGCTTACAAATGCCAAGAACGGAGTCGCCGTGGTCGAGGATGATAATGTCGAAAATGCATATGATTACGATTCAGACGGCCGATTCATCAACATTAAAACTGCGCTTGAAGGTCCAATTGTGAAACTTGCTGCTGCATTTGTCGAAGCGTCCACATTTGATAACTCGAAACCGTTTGAAGACCCACATCCtcaaatttttggaggatCTTTCACACAAAGTGTTGTATCGGCCAATATTCGAGTTTCTGTAGAGTCACGTGTTCATTTTGCACTCACACTACAAACATTGCTCAACGCAATCACTGAG AAATTGCAGAAGAAATCTCGTGCTGGCGCCCCTTCATTTGGAGATGTTGAGGCCTTGTCATGTGAATTAAGAGAGATCATTCGTGTGTATAGAGAACTCAATGAACAACTGGACATCAAGATTGTGCA aaacgGAGCCAAAATGAGCATTGGAACATGGTTGACATCGGACGCCGAGGGACTTTCAATGATGAAGAAAGAGGGTGGTTACGGACCACATGGCTATgatgaaattcgagaaaatgaCTTCAATTGGTTCGTTGGCGTGACAACTGAAGCTGCGATTCGAGCTCTACTTTCATCATCTGAAATTCTTGTTCTACCGCGGCGACTTGTTCTGCAGAAGCAATATAAAGTTCTGCTCACGATACTCAACTCATACATCAGTGAAACTCGCGCGTTGAAGCCTGTGATCACATTTTATCGTGGTATTGCTTATTCTGGAACAGATCATCCTGTTAAAGCACTAAATTCTTTTCAATCCTGTCTCGATGCGTTTTCGGAAGGAAACAATGCTCTCCGTAAAGCGGTGTACTTCTTGCTTCCAAAACGATTTGACGTTGCACAAGGAAAAGATCCAGTTGAAGAATTGACCgcttctgaatattttttgacagttgTCCGGTTTCTTCAAGAGCATAATCATGCGGAGGAAGTGTGCTCTGTCGCAGTGAAAGCAATTGAAAATCTTCCGATTGAGAATGAAAGCGTGCAATTGATTTCTAATACTCTGTTCAACCATTTGACTAATCGTCGTGAGTGGTTCCAATCACTCAAGCTTATTCTCAGGACAACACTGCGATCTGAAACTCGGAGAGCTTCGATTCGCGAGCTTCTATCTCTAATGCTTGCTTGTGGAGAATGGGAAGCAATTGCTACAATGAAGTTTGGAGAGCATGAGCAGGTTGTTGAAGACTTTTTGAGAGATGCTGCATGTCGTCAATCACCAAGTGAGAAGAAGCACTATTTCGAGTTACTCTTTGCGTTTTACGTCGCTAGAAAAGACTTTAGAAAAG GAGCTTGTGCAATGTACGAATATGCACGTCACATCGAGTCAACAACGTGCATGACCCCCGAACTTCTCCGCAGAAAACGTGACTGCCTTGCTGTCGTGCTCAACCTGCAATCAGTTCTTGGAATGGAGCCAGACG acgATCGAGCTATCTACGATGACGCTACTGACACGAATTTAGTATTTCCTGAACCTTCAGATGACGAGGATGAGCTGATCACCGAATCTGATTCGTCTGGTGaaaatggcaaattgccgaGCGGAAACAAAGATAGTGGAAGTGGTACTGGCAACAATTCTTCACCTGATAATTCGAATGGAACCAGCTCGTCAGGAACAGGTGTAGATTTGGTAGCACTGAAGGCAAGGCAAATGGCATATGCACTTGGATCGGATGACATGGATACTGATGATACAGAAGATGATATGAAGGGAGGAAGTATTCCATTGTTCAAACGTAGAAAGTTGCTGGTTCTCAGTGAAAAAGA TATTCGTGATGAATTGGTCTTATGTTCCGCACGAGTTGGTCTTCTTTCTTCTGATCAATTCAAGGGAGTTCCACCGACTGATCTTAACGAATTATTTTCATTGCTTGTTGATAATCAACATTTTGATGAAGCATTCGACATTGCAAG GCAATTCAATCTGGATTCCCACAGGCTATTCTTTACCATGACACGTGAAGCAATAATGATTGATGCTCTTCGGGATGACCTCAACATCGAAATGGCAGCAACTCATCAAGCCGGATGGGTTCGTCTTAACCGCAGGCACTGTGCTGCCGTCGCTACCGCTGAAGAACATTGGTCGGTGGTTCGTGGGTTGGTTGATGCGGCTCAAGCAGAATGGCCTGGAGATTCTAGACCACTTCGAGGATCCACTGAAGCGTTTCTTAGTTTTAAGCTGAATGTTCCTGTCTGGTTGCACAGTGTTTTTGAG aataatGACGCTAACGATTACCTTAGATGTCTCGTGGATTATGAAAGTTATTCAATTGCTCTTCAAGTTCTCAGTGATATTGTCGAACAAGAAACTCTACAAGCTTCCCAGTCAAATGCAAGAACCTGGCTTCCATACGGAATCATTGATGAATTGATGATCAGGAGTGCCGATTATATCCGGAAAATGAGTCTAAAATCTCCAGAAGACCAAGTAGTAGCTGCAGAAGTtgcaaatttgagaaaaagtgcTGATCAGAAAATGTTGATCTATTTCCGAAAAGTGGCTGACTTCGAgcaagctcaaaaaatgagcagTAGATTCtttgataaataa
- the npp-6 gene encoding NUP160 middle TPR domain-containing protein (Confirmed by transcript evidence): MELVYGSEISFTDGFAIKPARTFVVNTNAPLHSNGFDVQPSAGVATFPHCSNYGDRIFLWRAIGQKLFIEERSLLYSITDGSLCIDFTRTPIIPGTSITIFEEGVLCIVVPTASAIHRFYARLHSKGHDTFSILARIKEDDDFRRFRTSHSLSTPGRPIRASVTHHPSRNTISYCTAEGQLVIVTLGSYTESSDKHEEFTMGEVGLLGKLLGGTDKRVSDACVMKNLRPTSGVTRERKISVQSDIVFAVTRDGWVQAWNVETKKQLPSTIDLNNYFASDGKSLNRDLESADFEEEKSPMEPTETVYSIRAYSFDVDILLIVGCDLAVSGKSVGMRVHILKVSNDQIQHLQMFETSMSVDERLVDLELIQNYFPSKESESLDETQDGELYNPLTAALFSLSALFKSSSAKKTYSMKRISFAIQWKKGRVFTDFDWHSVRQFTSPATTKEEPIGNTDEVEPAIERPYNLSADSSIETLIDVVFDTDIYPFDIVFRAVQIVSDNFRGTLGQVRNNNWPELSKLVDTYLTSVEFNRKFQQKTDRSIRLRLNAPQESQKTALKDFWWALLRACEELDFAARGAISLAPIQFCGDLRIMAVVHRDRMTFLGDNNTEFLEIISSENIPKQGNVEEKFRKLPNKHFIDLIEEASKFADRRVFLMNRERARLTNAKNGVAVVEDDNVENAYDYDSDGRFINIKTALEGPIVKLAAAFVEASTFDNSKPFEDPHPQIFGGSFTQSVVSANIRVSVESRVHFALTLQTLLNAITEKKSRAGAPSFGDVEALSCELREIIRVYRELNEQLDIKIVQNGAKMSIGTWLTSDAEGLSMMKKEGGYGPHGYDEIRENDFNWFVGVTTEAAIRALLSSSEILVLPRRLVLQKQYKVLLTILNSYISETRALKPVITFYRGIAYSGTDHPVKALNSFQSCLDAFSEGNNALRKAVYFLLPKRFDVAQGKDPVEELTASEYFLTVVRFLQEHNHAEEVCSVAVKAIENLPIENESVQLISNTLFNHLTNRREWFQSLKLILRTTLRSETRRASIRELLSLMLACGEWEAIATMKFGEHEQVVEDFLRDAACRQSPSEKKHYFELLFAFYVARKDFRKGACAMYEYARHIESTTCMTPELLRRKRDCLAVVLNLQSVLGMEPDDDRAIYDDATDTNLVFPEPSDDEDELITESDSSGENGKLPSGNKDSGSGTGNNSSPDNSNGTSSSGTGVDLVALKARQMAYALGSDDMDTDDTEDDMKGGSIPLFKRRKLLVLSEKDIRDELVLCSARVGLLSSDQFKGVPPTDLNELFSLLVDNQHFDEAFDIARQFNLDSHRLFFTMTREAIMIDALRDDLNIEMAATHQAGWVRLNRRHCAAVATAEEHWSVVRGLVDAAQAEWPGDSRPLRGSTEAFLSFKLNVPVWLHSVFENNDANDYLRCLVDYESYSIALQVLSDIVEQETLQASQSNARTWLPYGIIDELMIRSADYIRKMSLKSPEDQVVAAEVANLRKSADQKMLIYFRKVADFEQAQKMSSRFFDK, encoded by the exons ATGGAGCTGGTTTACGGGTCGGAAATCAGCTTCACGGATGGATTTGCTATAAAGCCGGCTAGAACTTTTGTGGTAAACACCA aTGCGCCGCTTCATTCGAATGGATTTGATGTGCAACCGTCCGCAGGAGTTGCAACATTTCCGCACTGCTCAAATTACGGCGATCGGATTTTCCTGTGGCGTGCGATTGGCCAGAAACTGTTCATTGAGGAGCGTTCTTTGCTCTACTCAATCACGGATGGATCGTTGTGCATTGACTTCACACGCACACCTATTATTCCTGGAACATCGATAACAATTTTCGAGGAAGGGGTTTTATGTATTGTCGTTCCCACAGCTTCTGCAATTCATCGTTTCTACGCGAGACTCCACTCCAAAGGCCATGAT acgttCTCAATTCTTGCAAGAATTAAAGAAGATGACGATTTCCGCCGATTCAGAACATCTCACTCCCTTTCAACACCAGGGCGCCCGATTCGTGCAAGTGTTACACATCATCCTtcaagaaatacg attTCTTACTGTACCGCTGAAGGGCAGTTGGTCATTGTCACATTGGGATCATACACGGAATCCAGTGATAAACACGAAGAATTCACAATGGGAGAAGTTGGTCTTCTGGGAAAACTTCTAGGTGGCACTGATAAACGAGTCAGTGATGCATGTGTTATGAAGAATCTTCGCCCGACTTCTGGAGTCACGAGAGagcgaaaaatttcagtccaaTCCGATATTGTGTTCGCTGTTACCAGAGACGGATGGGTGCAAGCATGGAATGTTGAGACGAAAAAACAATTGCCAAGCACTATTGACTTGAATAACTACTTTGCTTCAGACGGAAAATCTTTGAATCGAGATCTAGAATCTGCAGACTTCGAGGAAGAAAAGTCTCCAATGGAACCAACTGAAACTGTATATTCTATCAGAGCTTATTCATTCGATGTGGATATTCTTCTGATTGTTGGATGTGATTTGGCAGTTTCGGGAAAAAGCGTCGGGATGAGAGTTCATattctcaaagtttcaaatgaTCAAATTCAACATCTACAAATGTTCGAAACATCGATGTCCGTTGATGAACGACTTGTTGATCTCGAGCTTATTCAAAACTATTTCCCATCAAAGGAATCGGAAAGTCTTGATGAGACACAAGATGG ggAATTGTATAATCCTCTCACAGCTGCACTATTTTCACTTTCTGctcttttcaaaagttcatctGCAAAGAAAACCTATTCGATGAAACGGATCTCATTTGCTATCCAATGGAAAAAGGGACGAGTTTTCACAGATTTCGATTGGCATTCCGTTCGTCAGTTCACTTCGCCTGCCACTACCAAAGAAGAACCGATCGGCAATACGGATGAAGTGGAACCTGCAATTGAGCGCCCATATAACCTCTCGGCAGATTCAAGCATAGAAACACTGATTGATGTGGTTTTTGATACAGATATCTATCCATTTGATATTGTTTTCCGTGCTGTCCAG ATTGTTTCCGACAATTTCCGCGGTACACTTGGTCAGGTACGGAACAATAATTGGCCTGAACTATCGAAACTTGTGGACACATACCTCACATCAGTTGAATTCAACCGGAAATTTCAGCAGAAGACTGATAGAAGTATTCGTTTGAGATTAAATGCTCCACAAGAATCGCAGAAAACTGCGCTGAAAGa TTTCTGGTGGGCTCTTCTCCGTGCATGTGAAGAACTGGATTTCGCCGCTCGCGGTGCTATTTCACTCGCTCCAATTCAATTTTGCGGAGATTTGAGAATAATGGCAGTTGTTCATCGCGATCGAATGACTTTCCTCGGCGATAATAATACCGAGTTCCTTGAAATTATTAGCTCAGAGAACATCCCGAAACAAGGAAATGTCGAAGAAAAGTTCAGAAAGTTGCCGAACAAACATTTCATTGATTTGATTGAAGAAGCATCAAAGTTTGCTGATAGACGTGTATTCTTGATG aatcgtGAGAGAGCTAGGCTTACAAATGCCAAGAACGGAGTCGCCGTGGTCGAGGATGATAATGTCGAAAATGCATATGATTACGATTCAGACGGCCGATTCATCAACATTAAAACTGCGCTTGAAGGTCCAATTGTGAAACTTGCTGCTGCATTTGTCGAAGCGTCCACATTTGATAACTCGAAACCGTTTGAAGACCCACATCCtcaaatttttggaggatCTTTCACACAAAGTGTTGTATCGGCCAATATTCGAGTTTCTGTAGAGTCACGTGTTCATTTTGCACTCACACTACAAACATTGCTCAACGCAATCACTGAG AAGAAATCTCGTGCTGGCGCCCCTTCATTTGGAGATGTTGAGGCCTTGTCATGTGAATTAAGAGAGATCATTCGTGTGTATAGAGAACTCAATGAACAACTGGACATCAAGATTGTGCA aaacgGAGCCAAAATGAGCATTGGAACATGGTTGACATCGGACGCCGAGGGACTTTCAATGATGAAGAAAGAGGGTGGTTACGGACCACATGGCTATgatgaaattcgagaaaatgaCTTCAATTGGTTCGTTGGCGTGACAACTGAAGCTGCGATTCGAGCTCTACTTTCATCATCTGAAATTCTTGTTCTACCGCGGCGACTTGTTCTGCAGAAGCAATATAAAGTTCTGCTCACGATACTCAACTCATACATCAGTGAAACTCGCGCGTTGAAGCCTGTGATCACATTTTATCGTGGTATTGCTTATTCTGGAACAGATCATCCTGTTAAAGCACTAAATTCTTTTCAATCCTGTCTCGATGCGTTTTCGGAAGGAAACAATGCTCTCCGTAAAGCGGTGTACTTCTTGCTTCCAAAACGATTTGACGTTGCACAAGGAAAAGATCCAGTTGAAGAATTGACCgcttctgaatattttttgacagttgTCCGGTTTCTTCAAGAGCATAATCATGCGGAGGAAGTGTGCTCTGTCGCAGTGAAAGCAATTGAAAATCTTCCGATTGAGAATGAAAGCGTGCAATTGATTTCTAATACTCTGTTCAACCATTTGACTAATCGTCGTGAGTGGTTCCAATCACTCAAGCTTATTCTCAGGACAACACTGCGATCTGAAACTCGGAGAGCTTCGATTCGCGAGCTTCTATCTCTAATGCTTGCTTGTGGAGAATGGGAAGCAATTGCTACAATGAAGTTTGGAGAGCATGAGCAGGTTGTTGAAGACTTTTTGAGAGATGCTGCATGTCGTCAATCACCAAGTGAGAAGAAGCACTATTTCGAGTTACTCTTTGCGTTTTACGTCGCTAGAAAAGACTTTAGAAAAG GAGCTTGTGCAATGTACGAATATGCACGTCACATCGAGTCAACAACGTGCATGACCCCCGAACTTCTCCGCAGAAAACGTGACTGCCTTGCTGTCGTGCTCAACCTGCAATCAGTTCTTGGAATGGAGCCAGACG acgATCGAGCTATCTACGATGACGCTACTGACACGAATTTAGTATTTCCTGAACCTTCAGATGACGAGGATGAGCTGATCACCGAATCTGATTCGTCTGGTGaaaatggcaaattgccgaGCGGAAACAAAGATAGTGGAAGTGGTACTGGCAACAATTCTTCACCTGATAATTCGAATGGAACCAGCTCGTCAGGAACAGGTGTAGATTTGGTAGCACTGAAGGCAAGGCAAATGGCATATGCACTTGGATCGGATGACATGGATACTGATGATACAGAAGATGATATGAAGGGAGGAAGTATTCCATTGTTCAAACGTAGAAAGTTGCTGGTTCTCAGTGAAAAAGA TATTCGTGATGAATTGGTCTTATGTTCCGCACGAGTTGGTCTTCTTTCTTCTGATCAATTCAAGGGAGTTCCACCGACTGATCTTAACGAATTATTTTCATTGCTTGTTGATAATCAACATTTTGATGAAGCATTCGACATTGCAAG GCAATTCAATCTGGATTCCCACAGGCTATTCTTTACCATGACACGTGAAGCAATAATGATTGATGCTCTTCGGGATGACCTCAACATCGAAATGGCAGCAACTCATCAAGCCGGATGGGTTCGTCTTAACCGCAGGCACTGTGCTGCCGTCGCTACCGCTGAAGAACATTGGTCGGTGGTTCGTGGGTTGGTTGATGCGGCTCAAGCAGAATGGCCTGGAGATTCTAGACCACTTCGAGGATCCACTGAAGCGTTTCTTAGTTTTAAGCTGAATGTTCCTGTCTGGTTGCACAGTGTTTTTGAG aataatGACGCTAACGATTACCTTAGATGTCTCGTGGATTATGAAAGTTATTCAATTGCTCTTCAAGTTCTCAGTGATATTGTCGAACAAGAAACTCTACAAGCTTCCCAGTCAAATGCAAGAACCTGGCTTCCATACGGAATCATTGATGAATTGATGATCAGGAGTGCCGATTATATCCGGAAAATGAGTCTAAAATCTCCAGAAGACCAAGTAGTAGCTGCAGAAGTtgcaaatttgagaaaaagtgcTGATCAGAAAATGTTGATCTATTTCCGAAAAGTGGCTGACTTCGAgcaagctcaaaaaatgagcagTAGATTCtttgataaataa
- the slx-1 gene encoding Structure-specific endonuclease subunit SLX1 homolog (Confirmed by transcript evidence), with product METFILSSDSDDDSGPPPSKRRTIEGIPRSFSGDKKIRFSFGASNMSQDTTQEIIPEDTDTVPLTIPSTPALSGKFDSKTPKSVRRRSVSMSCFTPIVETINQPPTNQACSSFLQKEYNFHDLSSDEEGGDGGAGCSKDEDKIIEDNLNLRALLSPEKKKRKEKIEEVQNEFYGVYCLISRSDRPCYKNRCYIGYTVDPNRRIMQHNGGRDKGGAKKTDSRGPWDMVCVVHGFPNHVAALHFEWAWQNPLVSKSLKEKQLRKERKETPFAFQLRIACELMNSSAFCRFALTFRWLITTEELPFPTSCVPPDHTKLRFGKVKKEMSLVPSKREDYLEMGECRICGKDIEKLWSLVRCISATCPSHFHSKCLSENGLKLKNEHVDHVYPLKANCPTCGQFYLWGDIIREQRRIIKISTKCAEEFQNMVVRKELPHREISPISSKK from the exons atgGAGACATTCATATTGTCGTCTGATTCTGATGATGATTCTGGACCACCACCatcaaaaagaagaacaattgAAGGAATTCCTAGGAGCTTTAGTGGAGATAagaaaattag gttCTCATTCGGTGCCTCCAATATGTCGCAGGACACAACTCAAGAAATAATTCCAGAAGATACAGACACAGTTCCCCTCACAATTCCATCTACACCTGCTCTGTCCGGCAAATTTGACTCGAAAACTCCAAAATCCGTTCGTCGTCGATCAGTATCGATGAGCTGTTTCACACCGATTGTTGAAACAATCAATCAACCTCCAACAAATCAAGCGTGCtccagttttcttcaaaaggaatataattttcatgatttgaGTAGTGACGAAGAAGGAGGTGACGGAGGAGCAGGTTGTTCCAAGGATGAAGACAAAATAATTGAGGATAATCTGAATTTGCGAGCACTTCTCAGTCCTGAAAAGAAGAAACGCAAGGAAAAG ATCGAGGAAGTTCAAAATGAGTTTTACGGAGTTTATTGTCTCATCAGTCGTAGCGACCGTCCGTGTTACAAAAATCGATGTTACATAGGCTATACGGTAGATCCGAATCGACGAATTATGCAGCACAATGGTGGAAGAGATAAGGGTGGTGCAAAGAAAACGGATAGTCGAGGACCGTG GGATATGGTATGTGTTGTGCATGGATTCCCGAACCACGTGGCAGCTCTTCATTTTGAGTGGGCGTGGCAGAACCCACTGGTCTCAAAATCTTTGAAGGAAAAACAGTtgagaaaagagagaaaagagacTCCGTTCGCATTTCA actcCGTATCGCCTGCGAACTGATGAACAGTTCCGCATTCTGCCGATTTGCGCTCACTTTTCGATGGCTGATTACG acagaAGAACTTCCATTTCCAACAAGCTGTGTACCACCGGATCACACAAAACTTCGTTTTGGAAAAGTGAAGAAAGAGATGAGCCTGGTGCCATCGAAACGAGAAGATTATTTGGAAATGGGAGAATGTAGAATTTGTGGAAAAGATATTGAGAAG ctctGGAGTCTTGTCAGATGTATTTCCGCAACTTGTCCATCACATTTTCACTCCAAATGCTTGTCGGAAAACggtttgaaactgaaaaacgaACATGTGGACCACGTATACCCGCTGAAAGCCAATTGCCCAACATGTGGACAATTTTATTTATGGGGAGATATTATCAGAGAGCAACGACGGATTATCAAG ATCTCCACAAAATGCGCTGAAGAGTTCCAAAACATGGTTGTGCGGAAAGAACTCCCTCATCGAGAAATCAGTCCAATTTCGTCGAAAAAATAA
- the bro-1 gene encoding Core-binding factor subunit beta homolog bro-1 (Confirmed by transcript evidence), with amino-acid sequence MKRTTTDQQSSFQTDYFLTQLSHFTEAKFSLFEHAPLSERRERFRVHVERDEMPLTFCKTGINIPVKLEWSQTNGNEISFRSRPLVFNGIWVKVIGAMNSESLEGRVRFERFQREKRDRVISETFVFPEVEEEPIGLTDAEIAALRRDGLPI; translated from the exons ATGAAAAGAACGACAACGGACCAGCAATCATCGTTCCAAACTGATTATTTTCTGACACAACTTTCACATTTCACAGAAGCCAAATTCTCTCTATTCGAGCATGCTCCACTTTCAGAACGACGGGAGCGGTTTAGGGTTCATGTGGAGAGAGATGAAATGCCCTTG ACTTTCTGCAAGACGGGAATCAATATACCTGTCAAGTTGGAATGGTCCCAAACTAATGGAAATGAG ATAAGTTTCCGTTCTCGGCCACTGGTTTTCAATGGAATTTGGGTAAAAGTCATTGGAGCAATGAACTCAGAATCACTGGAGGGACGTGTTCGATTCGAACGATTTCAACGTGAGAAGCGTGATCGTGTGATTTCAGAAACCTTCGTGTTTCCAGAAGTTGAGGAGGAGCCAATTGGACTGACGGATGCTGAAATTGCTGCCCTTCGACGCGATGGTCTTCCCATTTGA